A stretch of Verrucomicrobiota bacterium DNA encodes these proteins:
- a CDS encoding sodium:solute symporter, with amino-acid sequence MTGLDWLVIACYFGILGGVAWWVIRKNKDTASDYFLAGRNLSWWIVGASIFASNIGSEHIVGLAGSGAKDGVAMAHYELHAWCLLVLAWVFVPFYARSLVFTMPEFLERRFCTKSRYVLSIVSLITFVVSKIAVGIFAGGVVFATLLPELKLNLGGAVLDSFWIGSFLVIILTGLYTTLGGMRAVAYNDAVQVVILIGGSGLLTFYGLSQLGGWSELRRICGSEMFNLWKPLIPAGMESTWQPVKESTRIAWYFNDKFPWLGMAICAPVIGLWYWCTDQYIVQRALGAPDQKTARRGSIFAAFLKLFPVYLFIIPGLICFALAKSGKNPALAAALIGPHADPNASQGAFPLMVQHLLPSGLRGIVVAGLLSALMGSLAGVFNACSTLFTVDLYQKWKPEATQHQLVRTGRIATVVMVVIALLWIPVIQGAQGLYGYLQAVQGYLAPPIFVVFFFGVFWKRLNAQGCLWAMVVGFALGVFRMVVDTPVTMKLKGFETGYTQGSFLWIVNNINFQYFSILITIVSALVMVVVSYMTPAPDANQIKGLAFGTASDTDKKDTRDSWDWKEVAASVVVLAFILGAYIYFNG; translated from the coding sequence ATGACAGGTCTTGATTGGCTGGTGATCGCATGTTATTTCGGCATCCTTGGCGGGGTGGCGTGGTGGGTGATTCGTAAAAACAAGGACACGGCGTCGGATTACTTCCTGGCGGGCCGAAACTTGAGTTGGTGGATTGTCGGCGCGTCCATCTTCGCTTCCAACATTGGCTCCGAGCATATTGTCGGGTTGGCCGGGTCTGGCGCCAAGGATGGTGTGGCCATGGCTCATTATGAGCTGCACGCCTGGTGTCTGCTGGTGCTGGCGTGGGTGTTTGTGCCATTTTACGCGCGCTCGCTGGTGTTCACCATGCCGGAGTTTCTCGAACGCCGGTTCTGCACCAAATCGCGCTATGTGCTGTCCATCGTCTCGTTGATCACTTTTGTGGTGTCCAAGATCGCGGTGGGTATTTTTGCTGGCGGCGTGGTGTTTGCCACGTTGCTGCCCGAACTGAAGTTGAATCTGGGGGGAGCGGTCCTGGATAGTTTCTGGATTGGTTCGTTCCTAGTGATCATTCTCACGGGGTTGTACACCACGCTGGGCGGCATGCGCGCAGTGGCCTATAATGATGCGGTGCAGGTGGTCATCTTGATTGGCGGGTCCGGGTTGCTCACGTTCTATGGGCTCAGTCAACTGGGTGGTTGGAGCGAATTGCGCCGCATTTGCGGTTCGGAAATGTTCAACCTCTGGAAGCCCCTGATTCCCGCTGGCATGGAGAGTACCTGGCAACCGGTCAAGGAATCCACGCGCATTGCCTGGTATTTCAACGATAAATTTCCCTGGCTGGGCATGGCCATCTGCGCGCCGGTGATTGGCCTGTGGTATTGGTGTACCGATCAGTATATCGTGCAACGCGCTTTGGGCGCCCCGGACCAAAAGACGGCGCGGCGCGGGAGTATCTTTGCGGCCTTCTTGAAGCTCTTTCCAGTGTACCTGTTTATTATTCCCGGCTTGATTTGTTTTGCGCTGGCGAAAAGCGGCAAGAATCCCGCGTTGGCGGCGGCCTTGATCGGCCCACATGCGGACCCGAATGCCTCCCAAGGCGCGTTCCCGCTCATGGTGCAGCATTTGTTGCCGTCGGGATTGCGCGGCATCGTGGTGGCTGGATTGCTCTCCGCGCTGATGGGTTCCCTGGCCGGGGTGTTCAATGCGTGCTCGACCCTCTTCACCGTGGACCTGTATCAGAAATGGAAACCCGAGGCGACCCAGCACCAACTGGTGCGCACCGGGCGCATTGCCACCGTGGTCATGGTGGTGATTGCCTTGCTGTGGATTCCCGTAATTCAAGGCGCGCAAGGCTTGTACGGTTATTTGCAGGCGGTGCAAGGCTATCTGGCACCCCCCATTTTTGTGGTGTTCTTCTTTGGCGTTTTCTGGAAGCGCTTGAACGCCCAAGGTTGCCTGTGGGCCATGGTCGTGGGTTTTGCGCTGGGTGTTTTCCGCATGGTGGTAGATACGCCGGTGACGATGAAACTCAAGGGGTTCGAGACCGGCTACACGCAAGGATCATTCCTCTGGATCGTCAACAATATCAATTTTCAGTACTTCAGCATTCTCATCACCATCGTATCCGCGCTGGTCATGGTGGTGGTCAGTTATATGACGCCGGCGCCCGACGCCAACCAGATCAAGGGGCTCGCGTTTGGCACCGCGTCCGACACCGACAAGAAGGACACGCGTGATAGTTGGGATTGGAAAGAGGTTGCGGCCTCCGTGGTCGTCCTGGCCTTCATCCTTGGGGCGTACATTTATTTCAACGGTTAA
- the larC gene encoding nickel pincer cofactor biosynthesis protein LarC — translation MKVLYLDIFSGISGDMFLGAMLDLGVDACALGQALGQLHLPGYHLHVAKKQNGSIAGVKFDVHLEFEHSHQDHPDHDAHGHEHGHGHHHHDSDAHGHDHEHHEHGHPHESEHGHGHGHHEHDHEHGRNFRDIKQLIVESSLSDWVKTKAIAVFQRVAEAEGRVHGKKPEAVHFHEVGAVDSIVDIVGACIALEMLGKPRVLAANVVEGTGWVECAHGRFPVPTAATLEILGARGIAVTQCEEPHELVTPTGAALLAEFVEQFGPMQGLVAEQIGYGLGTRVNKTRPNVLRAVLGQARMESAATHDWETDTVAVLETNLDNLNPEILGYVMEKAMGEGALDLFYTPVQMKKHRPGLLVTLVCGADEADHFSEFLLRETSALGVRRTLCERRKLKREFTSVKTEHGEVTVKLGKLDGRVLQVAPEFESCRQVAETARVPLKLVYEQALKHAVTFTEQ, via the coding sequence ATGAAAGTGCTTTACCTCGATATTTTCAGCGGCATCAGCGGTGACATGTTTCTTGGCGCGATGCTCGATTTGGGGGTGGATGCCTGCGCTTTGGGGCAGGCCTTGGGGCAACTTCATCTGCCCGGCTATCATCTGCACGTGGCCAAAAAACAAAACGGCAGCATCGCGGGCGTTAAGTTCGATGTCCACCTGGAGTTCGAGCACTCGCATCAGGATCATCCGGATCACGATGCGCACGGGCATGAGCATGGTCACGGGCACCATCACCATGACAGCGACGCACATGGACACGACCATGAACACCATGAACACGGTCATCCTCATGAATCTGAACACGGCCATGGGCATGGGCATCACGAGCATGACCATGAGCACGGGCGGAATTTCCGCGACATCAAGCAACTCATTGTCGAATCCAGCCTTTCTGACTGGGTGAAAACCAAGGCCATCGCCGTGTTCCAACGCGTCGCGGAGGCGGAAGGCCGGGTGCATGGGAAAAAACCGGAGGCGGTTCATTTCCATGAAGTCGGCGCGGTGGATTCCATTGTGGACATCGTAGGTGCTTGCATCGCGTTGGAAATGCTTGGCAAACCGAGGGTGCTCGCGGCGAACGTTGTGGAAGGCACGGGCTGGGTCGAGTGCGCGCACGGACGCTTCCCGGTGCCCACGGCGGCTACGCTGGAAATTCTTGGCGCGCGCGGCATCGCGGTGACGCAATGCGAAGAACCACATGAACTCGTGACCCCCACCGGCGCCGCCCTTTTGGCGGAATTCGTCGAGCAGTTTGGCCCCATGCAAGGATTGGTGGCGGAGCAGATCGGGTACGGATTGGGCACGCGGGTGAACAAAACCCGTCCCAACGTGCTGCGCGCGGTGTTGGGGCAGGCTCGGATGGAATCCGCCGCCACGCATGACTGGGAAACCGATACGGTGGCGGTGTTGGAAACCAACCTGGACAACCTCAACCCGGAAATCCTGGGTTACGTGATGGAAAAGGCCATGGGCGAGGGGGCCTTGGACCTGTTCTATACCCCGGTGCAAATGAAGAAGCACCGCCCCGGTCTGCTGGTCACCCTGGTTTGCGGCGCGGACGAGGCCGATCATTTTTCCGAATTCCTGCTGCGCGAAACCAGCGCGCTTGGTGTGCGTCGTACCCTATGTGAACGCCGGAAACTGAAACGCGAATTCACCTCGGTAAAAACGGAGCATGGCGAAGTCACCGTCAAACTGGGGAAACTGGACGGACGCGTGCTCCAGGTCGCCCCGGAGTTTGAATCCTGCCGCCAAGTCGCCGAAACCGCGCGCGTGCCGCTCAAGCTGGTATATGAACAGGCGCTCAAACACGCCGTGACGTTTACGGAGCAGTAA
- a CDS encoding ABC transporter ATP-binding protein translates to MRVSIQNLVKKFGDTVALKGISLEIQSEELFFLLGPSGCGKTTLLRTIAGFYQPDGGQLLFGDKPMAGVPPHLRNTGMVFQNYALWPHMTVAQNVAYGLDVRSVNEAEKKQRVQNALEIVRMESYAARTPDKLSGGQQQRVALARALVINPDVLLLDEPLSNLDAKLRLEMREEIRRIHAQTKITTIYVTHDQKEALSLASRMAVLRDGKIEQLGDPRAIYRTPANRFVADFIGETNWLTATVERHTGGEMTLATSAGPLVAVADVRWQPGARVLAGFRPESVEIGESAVNRFATRISYVCYLGEVEQYELVIPGGERIKAFEQNPDHIRQVGAALSVYVRPQNIMVLPAE, encoded by the coding sequence ATGCGCGTCTCGATACAAAATCTGGTTAAGAAGTTCGGCGATACGGTGGCGCTGAAAGGTATCTCGCTGGAGATACAATCCGAAGAACTGTTTTTTCTCCTCGGCCCTTCTGGTTGTGGTAAAACCACGCTATTACGTACCATCGCCGGTTTTTATCAACCCGATGGCGGGCAACTGCTGTTCGGGGACAAGCCCATGGCGGGGGTGCCGCCCCATTTGCGGAATACCGGGATGGTGTTCCAGAATTATGCCCTCTGGCCGCACATGACTGTGGCGCAAAACGTCGCGTACGGGCTGGACGTCCGCAGCGTGAATGAGGCGGAAAAGAAGCAGCGGGTCCAGAACGCGCTGGAAATTGTGCGCATGGAAAGTTATGCCGCCCGTACACCGGACAAACTCTCTGGTGGACAACAGCAACGGGTCGCCTTGGCGCGTGCGCTGGTCATCAACCCTGATGTGCTGCTATTGGATGAACCGTTATCCAATCTGGACGCCAAGCTCCGCCTTGAAATGCGCGAGGAAATCCGGCGGATTCACGCGCAGACCAAAATTACGACCATCTACGTCACGCATGATCAAAAGGAGGCGCTCTCCCTGGCCAGTCGCATGGCGGTATTACGGGATGGCAAGATCGAGCAACTGGGGGATCCACGGGCCATTTACCGCACGCCGGCCAACCGGTTTGTGGCTGATTTCATTGGGGAAACCAACTGGCTGACCGCCACCGTGGAACGCCATACCGGCGGGGAAATGACGCTGGCGACTTCCGCCGGCCCGCTGGTGGCCGTCGCGGATGTGCGCTGGCAGCCGGGGGCACGGGTATTGGCGGGGTTTCGTCCCGAATCCGTGGAGATTGGCGAGAGTGCGGTGAACCGATTTGCAACCCGGATCAGTTATGTGTGTTATCTGGGGGAAGTGGAACAATATGAGTTGGTGATTCCCGGCGGCGAACGCATCAAGGCGTTTGAGCAGAATCCGGATCATATCCGCCAGGTGGGCGCAGCGCTGTCGGTCTATGTGCGCCCGCAAAATATCATGGTGCTGCCAGCGGAGTAG